A genomic segment from Eulemur rufifrons isolate Redbay chromosome 19, OSU_ERuf_1, whole genome shotgun sequence encodes:
- the CCT7 gene encoding T-complex protein 1 subunit eta isoform X2, with protein MDKLIVDGRGKATISNDGATILKLLDVVHPAAKTLVDIAKSQDAEVGDGTTSVTLLAAEFLKQVKPYVEEGLHPQIIIRAFRTATQLAVNKIKEIAVTVKKADKVEQRKLLEKCAMTALSSKLISQQKAFFAKMVVDAVMMLDDLLQLKMIGIKKVQGGALEDSQLVAGVAFKKTFSYAGFEMQPKKYDNPMIALLNVELELKAEKDNAEIRVHTVEDYQAIVDAEWNILYDKLERIHHSGAKVVLSKLPIGDVATQYFADRDMFCAGRVPEEDLKRTMMACGGSIQTSVNALSEDVLGHCQVFEETQIGGERYNFFTGCPKAKTCTFILRGGAEQFMEETERSLHDAIMIVRRAIKNDSVVAGGGAIEMELSKYLRDYSRTIPGKQQLLIGAYAKALEIIPRQLCDNAGFDATNILNKLRARHAQGGTWYGVDINNEDIADNFEAFVWEPAMVRINALTAASEAACLIVSVDETIKNPRSTVDAPPAAGRGRGRGRPL; from the exons ATGGATAAGCTTATTGTGGATGGCCGAG gcAAAGCAACAATTTCTAATGATGGGGCCACAATTCTGAAACTCCTTGATGTTGTCCATCCTGCAGCAAAGACTTTAGTTGACATTGCCAAATCCCAAGATGCTGAG GTCGGTGATGGCACCACCTCAGTGACCTTGCTGGCTGCGGAGTTTCTGAAGCAGGTGAAACCATACGTGGAGGAAGGTTTGCATCCCCAGATCATCATTCGAGCTTTCCGCACAGCCACCCAGTTG GCAGTTAACAAGATCAAAGAGATTGCCGTGACTGTGAAGAAGGCAGATAAAGT GGAGCAGAGGAAGCTGCTGGAAAAGTGTGCCATGACTGCTCTGAGTTCCAAGCTTATCTCCCAGCAGAAAGCCTTCTTTGCTAAGATGGTGGTTGATGCGGTGATGATGCTCGATGATTTGCTGCAGCTTAAAATGATTGGAATCAAGAAGGTACAGGGTGGCGCCCTAGAG gATTCTCAGCTGGTAGCTGGTGTTGCATTCAAGAAGACTTTCTCTTATGCTGGGTTTGAAATGCAACCCAAAAAGTACGATAATCCCATGATTGCCCTTTTAAATGTTGAGCTCGAGTTGAAAGCTGAGAAAGACAATGCTGAGATCAGAGTCCACACAGTTGAG GATTACCAGGCAATTGTTGATGCTGAGTGGAACATTCTCTATGACAAGTTAGAGAGGATCCATCATTCAGGAGCCAAAGTTGTCTTGTCCAAACTCCCCATTGGAGATGTGGCCACCCAGTACTTTGCTGACAGGGACATGTTCTGTGCTGGCCGAGTACCTGAGGAGGATCTGAAGAGGACAATGATG GCCTGTGGAGGCTCAATCCAGACCAGTGTGAATGCTCTGTCAGAAGATGTGCTGGGTCACTGCCAGGTGTTTGAAGAGACCCAGATTGGCGGCGAAAG GTACAATTTTTTCACTGGCTGCCCCAAGGCCAAGACATGCACCTTCATCCTCCGCGGCGGTGCTGAGCAATTTATGGAGGAAACAGAGCGGTCCCTGCATGATGCCATCATGATCGTCAGGAGGGCCATCAAG AACGATTCGGTGGTGGCTGGTGGCGGAGCCATTGAGATGGAGCTCTCCAAGTACCTGCGGGATTACTCAAGGACTATTCCTGGAAAGCAGCAGCTGTTGATTGGGGCATATGCCAAGGCCCTGGAGATTATCCCACGCCAGCTGTGTGATAATGCTGGCTTTGATGCCACAAACATCCTCAACAAGCTGCGGGCTCGGCATGCCCAG GGGGGCACATGGTATGGGGTGGACATCAACAACGAGGACATTGCTGACAACTTTGAGGCCTTCGTGTGGGAGCCAGCTATGGTGCGGATCAATGCCCTGACGGCAGCCTCAGAGGCGGCGTGCCTTATCGTGTCTGTAGATGAAACCATCAAGAACCCCCGCTCGACTGTGGATGCTCCCCCAGCAGCGGGCCGGGGCCGGGGTCGTGGCCGACCCCTTTGA
- the CCT7 gene encoding T-complex protein 1 subunit eta isoform X6, translated as MMDSQLVAGVAFKKTFSYAGFEMQPKKYDNPMIALLNVELELKAEKDNAEIRVHTVEDYQAIVDAEWNILYDKLERIHHSGAKVVLSKLPIGDVATQYFADRDMFCAGRVPEEDLKRTMMACGGSIQTSVNALSEDVLGHCQVFEETQIGGERYNFFTGCPKAKTCTFILRGGAEQFMEETERSLHDAIMIVRRAIKNDSVVAGGGAIEMELSKYLRDYSRTIPGKQQLLIGAYAKALEIIPRQLCDNAGFDATNILNKLRARHAQGGTWYGVDINNEDIADNFEAFVWEPAMVRINALTAASEAACLIVSVDETIKNPRSTVDAPPAAGRGRGRGRPL; from the exons ATGATG gATTCTCAGCTGGTAGCTGGTGTTGCATTCAAGAAGACTTTCTCTTATGCTGGGTTTGAAATGCAACCCAAAAAGTACGATAATCCCATGATTGCCCTTTTAAATGTTGAGCTCGAGTTGAAAGCTGAGAAAGACAATGCTGAGATCAGAGTCCACACAGTTGAG GATTACCAGGCAATTGTTGATGCTGAGTGGAACATTCTCTATGACAAGTTAGAGAGGATCCATCATTCAGGAGCCAAAGTTGTCTTGTCCAAACTCCCCATTGGAGATGTGGCCACCCAGTACTTTGCTGACAGGGACATGTTCTGTGCTGGCCGAGTACCTGAGGAGGATCTGAAGAGGACAATGATG GCCTGTGGAGGCTCAATCCAGACCAGTGTGAATGCTCTGTCAGAAGATGTGCTGGGTCACTGCCAGGTGTTTGAAGAGACCCAGATTGGCGGCGAAAG GTACAATTTTTTCACTGGCTGCCCCAAGGCCAAGACATGCACCTTCATCCTCCGCGGCGGTGCTGAGCAATTTATGGAGGAAACAGAGCGGTCCCTGCATGATGCCATCATGATCGTCAGGAGGGCCATCAAG AACGATTCGGTGGTGGCTGGTGGCGGAGCCATTGAGATGGAGCTCTCCAAGTACCTGCGGGATTACTCAAGGACTATTCCTGGAAAGCAGCAGCTGTTGATTGGGGCATATGCCAAGGCCCTGGAGATTATCCCACGCCAGCTGTGTGATAATGCTGGCTTTGATGCCACAAACATCCTCAACAAGCTGCGGGCTCGGCATGCCCAG GGGGGCACATGGTATGGGGTGGACATCAACAACGAGGACATTGCTGACAACTTTGAGGCCTTCGTGTGGGAGCCAGCTATGGTGCGGATCAATGCCCTGACGGCAGCCTCAGAGGCGGCGTGCCTTATCGTGTCTGTAGATGAAACCATCAAGAACCCCCGCTCGACTGTGGATGCTCCCCCAGCAGCGGGCCGGGGCCGGGGTCGTGGCCGACCCCTTTGA
- the CCT7 gene encoding T-complex protein 1 subunit eta isoform X4: protein MAEFLKQVKPYVEEGLHPQIIIRAFRTATQLAVNKIKEIAVTVKKADKVEQRKLLEKCAMTALSSKLISQQKAFFAKMVVDAVMMLDDLLQLKMIGIKKVQGGALEDSQLVAGVAFKKTFSYAGFEMQPKKYDNPMIALLNVELELKAEKDNAEIRVHTVEDYQAIVDAEWNILYDKLERIHHSGAKVVLSKLPIGDVATQYFADRDMFCAGRVPEEDLKRTMMACGGSIQTSVNALSEDVLGHCQVFEETQIGGERYNFFTGCPKAKTCTFILRGGAEQFMEETERSLHDAIMIVRRAIKNDSVVAGGGAIEMELSKYLRDYSRTIPGKQQLLIGAYAKALEIIPRQLCDNAGFDATNILNKLRARHAQGGTWYGVDINNEDIADNFEAFVWEPAMVRINALTAASEAACLIVSVDETIKNPRSTVDAPPAAGRGRGRGRPL from the exons ATGGCCGAG TTTCTGAAGCAGGTGAAACCATACGTGGAGGAAGGTTTGCATCCCCAGATCATCATTCGAGCTTTCCGCACAGCCACCCAGTTG GCAGTTAACAAGATCAAAGAGATTGCCGTGACTGTGAAGAAGGCAGATAAAGT GGAGCAGAGGAAGCTGCTGGAAAAGTGTGCCATGACTGCTCTGAGTTCCAAGCTTATCTCCCAGCAGAAAGCCTTCTTTGCTAAGATGGTGGTTGATGCGGTGATGATGCTCGATGATTTGCTGCAGCTTAAAATGATTGGAATCAAGAAGGTACAGGGTGGCGCCCTAGAG gATTCTCAGCTGGTAGCTGGTGTTGCATTCAAGAAGACTTTCTCTTATGCTGGGTTTGAAATGCAACCCAAAAAGTACGATAATCCCATGATTGCCCTTTTAAATGTTGAGCTCGAGTTGAAAGCTGAGAAAGACAATGCTGAGATCAGAGTCCACACAGTTGAG GATTACCAGGCAATTGTTGATGCTGAGTGGAACATTCTCTATGACAAGTTAGAGAGGATCCATCATTCAGGAGCCAAAGTTGTCTTGTCCAAACTCCCCATTGGAGATGTGGCCACCCAGTACTTTGCTGACAGGGACATGTTCTGTGCTGGCCGAGTACCTGAGGAGGATCTGAAGAGGACAATGATG GCCTGTGGAGGCTCAATCCAGACCAGTGTGAATGCTCTGTCAGAAGATGTGCTGGGTCACTGCCAGGTGTTTGAAGAGACCCAGATTGGCGGCGAAAG GTACAATTTTTTCACTGGCTGCCCCAAGGCCAAGACATGCACCTTCATCCTCCGCGGCGGTGCTGAGCAATTTATGGAGGAAACAGAGCGGTCCCTGCATGATGCCATCATGATCGTCAGGAGGGCCATCAAG AACGATTCGGTGGTGGCTGGTGGCGGAGCCATTGAGATGGAGCTCTCCAAGTACCTGCGGGATTACTCAAGGACTATTCCTGGAAAGCAGCAGCTGTTGATTGGGGCATATGCCAAGGCCCTGGAGATTATCCCACGCCAGCTGTGTGATAATGCTGGCTTTGATGCCACAAACATCCTCAACAAGCTGCGGGCTCGGCATGCCCAG GGGGGCACATGGTATGGGGTGGACATCAACAACGAGGACATTGCTGACAACTTTGAGGCCTTCGTGTGGGAGCCAGCTATGGTGCGGATCAATGCCCTGACGGCAGCCTCAGAGGCGGCGTGCCTTATCGTGTCTGTAGATGAAACCATCAAGAACCCCCGCTCGACTGTGGATGCTCCCCCAGCAGCGGGCCGGGGCCGGGGTCGTGGCCGACCCCTTTGA
- the CCT7 gene encoding T-complex protein 1 subunit eta isoform X3, which translates to MMVGDGTTSVTLLAAEFLKQVKPYVEEGLHPQIIIRAFRTATQLAVNKIKEIAVTVKKADKVEQRKLLEKCAMTALSSKLISQQKAFFAKMVVDAVMMLDDLLQLKMIGIKKVQGGALEDSQLVAGVAFKKTFSYAGFEMQPKKYDNPMIALLNVELELKAEKDNAEIRVHTVEDYQAIVDAEWNILYDKLERIHHSGAKVVLSKLPIGDVATQYFADRDMFCAGRVPEEDLKRTMMACGGSIQTSVNALSEDVLGHCQVFEETQIGGERYNFFTGCPKAKTCTFILRGGAEQFMEETERSLHDAIMIVRRAIKNDSVVAGGGAIEMELSKYLRDYSRTIPGKQQLLIGAYAKALEIIPRQLCDNAGFDATNILNKLRARHAQGGTWYGVDINNEDIADNFEAFVWEPAMVRINALTAASEAACLIVSVDETIKNPRSTVDAPPAAGRGRGRGRPL; encoded by the exons ATGATG GTCGGTGATGGCACCACCTCAGTGACCTTGCTGGCTGCGGAGTTTCTGAAGCAGGTGAAACCATACGTGGAGGAAGGTTTGCATCCCCAGATCATCATTCGAGCTTTCCGCACAGCCACCCAGTTG GCAGTTAACAAGATCAAAGAGATTGCCGTGACTGTGAAGAAGGCAGATAAAGT GGAGCAGAGGAAGCTGCTGGAAAAGTGTGCCATGACTGCTCTGAGTTCCAAGCTTATCTCCCAGCAGAAAGCCTTCTTTGCTAAGATGGTGGTTGATGCGGTGATGATGCTCGATGATTTGCTGCAGCTTAAAATGATTGGAATCAAGAAGGTACAGGGTGGCGCCCTAGAG gATTCTCAGCTGGTAGCTGGTGTTGCATTCAAGAAGACTTTCTCTTATGCTGGGTTTGAAATGCAACCCAAAAAGTACGATAATCCCATGATTGCCCTTTTAAATGTTGAGCTCGAGTTGAAAGCTGAGAAAGACAATGCTGAGATCAGAGTCCACACAGTTGAG GATTACCAGGCAATTGTTGATGCTGAGTGGAACATTCTCTATGACAAGTTAGAGAGGATCCATCATTCAGGAGCCAAAGTTGTCTTGTCCAAACTCCCCATTGGAGATGTGGCCACCCAGTACTTTGCTGACAGGGACATGTTCTGTGCTGGCCGAGTACCTGAGGAGGATCTGAAGAGGACAATGATG GCCTGTGGAGGCTCAATCCAGACCAGTGTGAATGCTCTGTCAGAAGATGTGCTGGGTCACTGCCAGGTGTTTGAAGAGACCCAGATTGGCGGCGAAAG GTACAATTTTTTCACTGGCTGCCCCAAGGCCAAGACATGCACCTTCATCCTCCGCGGCGGTGCTGAGCAATTTATGGAGGAAACAGAGCGGTCCCTGCATGATGCCATCATGATCGTCAGGAGGGCCATCAAG AACGATTCGGTGGTGGCTGGTGGCGGAGCCATTGAGATGGAGCTCTCCAAGTACCTGCGGGATTACTCAAGGACTATTCCTGGAAAGCAGCAGCTGTTGATTGGGGCATATGCCAAGGCCCTGGAGATTATCCCACGCCAGCTGTGTGATAATGCTGGCTTTGATGCCACAAACATCCTCAACAAGCTGCGGGCTCGGCATGCCCAG GGGGGCACATGGTATGGGGTGGACATCAACAACGAGGACATTGCTGACAACTTTGAGGCCTTCGTGTGGGAGCCAGCTATGGTGCGGATCAATGCCCTGACGGCAGCCTCAGAGGCGGCGTGCCTTATCGTGTCTGTAGATGAAACCATCAAGAACCCCCGCTCGACTGTGGATGCTCCCCCAGCAGCGGGCCGGGGCCGGGGTCGTGGCCGACCCCTTTGA
- the PRADC1 gene encoding protease-associated domain-containing protein 1 produces MVPGAAGWCCLVFWLSACVAAHGFRIHDYLYFQVLSPGDIRYIFTATPAKDFGGIFHTRYEQIHLVPAEPPEACGELSNGFFIQDQIALVERGGCSFLSKTRVVQEHGARAVIISDNAVDNDSFYVEMIQDSTQRTADIPALFLLGRDGYMIRRSLEQHGLPWAIISIPVNVTSIPTFELLQPPWTFW; encoded by the exons ATGGTCCCCGGCGCCGCGGGCTGGTGTTGTCTCGTGTTCTGGCTCTCCGCGTGCGTCGCAGCCCACG GCTTCCGCATCCATGATTATTTATACTTTCAAGTGCTGAGTCCTGGGGACATTCGATACATCTTCACAGCCACACCTGCCAAGGACTTTGGTGGTATCTTT CACACAAGGTATGAGCAGATTCACCTTGTCCCCGCTGAACCTCCAGAGGCCTGTGGGGAACTCAGCAACGGCTTCTTCATCCAGGACCAGATCGCTCTGGTGGAGAGAGG GGGCTGTTCCTTCCTCTCCAAGACCCGGGTGGTACAGGAGCACGGTGCTCGGGCAGTGATCATCTCTGACAACGCAGTTGACAATGACAGCTTCTACGTGGAGATGATCCAGGACAGTACCCAGCGCACAGCTGACATCCCTGCCCTCTTCCTGCTCGGCCGAGATGG CTACATGATCCGCCGCTCGCTGGAACAGCATGGGCTGCCATGGGCCATCATTTCCATCCCAGTCAATGTCACCAGCATCCCCACCTTTGAGCTGCTGCAACCACCCTGGACCTTCTGGTAG
- the CCT7 gene encoding T-complex protein 1 subunit eta isoform X1, with amino-acid sequence MMPTPVILLKEGTDSSQGIPQLVSNISACQVIAEAVRTTLGPRGMDKLIVDGRGKATISNDGATILKLLDVVHPAAKTLVDIAKSQDAEVGDGTTSVTLLAAEFLKQVKPYVEEGLHPQIIIRAFRTATQLAVNKIKEIAVTVKKADKVEQRKLLEKCAMTALSSKLISQQKAFFAKMVVDAVMMLDDLLQLKMIGIKKVQGGALEDSQLVAGVAFKKTFSYAGFEMQPKKYDNPMIALLNVELELKAEKDNAEIRVHTVEDYQAIVDAEWNILYDKLERIHHSGAKVVLSKLPIGDVATQYFADRDMFCAGRVPEEDLKRTMMACGGSIQTSVNALSEDVLGHCQVFEETQIGGERYNFFTGCPKAKTCTFILRGGAEQFMEETERSLHDAIMIVRRAIKNDSVVAGGGAIEMELSKYLRDYSRTIPGKQQLLIGAYAKALEIIPRQLCDNAGFDATNILNKLRARHAQGGTWYGVDINNEDIADNFEAFVWEPAMVRINALTAASEAACLIVSVDETIKNPRSTVDAPPAAGRGRGRGRPL; translated from the exons ATGATG CCCACACCAGTTATTCTGTTAAAAGAGGGGACTGATAGCTCCCAAGGCATTCCTCAGCTCGTGAGTAACATCAGTGCCTGCCAGGTGATTGCTGAGGCTGTAAGAACTACCCTGGGTCCCCGTGGCATGGATAAGCTTATTGTGGATGGCCGAG gcAAAGCAACAATTTCTAATGATGGGGCCACAATTCTGAAACTCCTTGATGTTGTCCATCCTGCAGCAAAGACTTTAGTTGACATTGCCAAATCCCAAGATGCTGAG GTCGGTGATGGCACCACCTCAGTGACCTTGCTGGCTGCGGAGTTTCTGAAGCAGGTGAAACCATACGTGGAGGAAGGTTTGCATCCCCAGATCATCATTCGAGCTTTCCGCACAGCCACCCAGTTG GCAGTTAACAAGATCAAAGAGATTGCCGTGACTGTGAAGAAGGCAGATAAAGT GGAGCAGAGGAAGCTGCTGGAAAAGTGTGCCATGACTGCTCTGAGTTCCAAGCTTATCTCCCAGCAGAAAGCCTTCTTTGCTAAGATGGTGGTTGATGCGGTGATGATGCTCGATGATTTGCTGCAGCTTAAAATGATTGGAATCAAGAAGGTACAGGGTGGCGCCCTAGAG gATTCTCAGCTGGTAGCTGGTGTTGCATTCAAGAAGACTTTCTCTTATGCTGGGTTTGAAATGCAACCCAAAAAGTACGATAATCCCATGATTGCCCTTTTAAATGTTGAGCTCGAGTTGAAAGCTGAGAAAGACAATGCTGAGATCAGAGTCCACACAGTTGAG GATTACCAGGCAATTGTTGATGCTGAGTGGAACATTCTCTATGACAAGTTAGAGAGGATCCATCATTCAGGAGCCAAAGTTGTCTTGTCCAAACTCCCCATTGGAGATGTGGCCACCCAGTACTTTGCTGACAGGGACATGTTCTGTGCTGGCCGAGTACCTGAGGAGGATCTGAAGAGGACAATGATG GCCTGTGGAGGCTCAATCCAGACCAGTGTGAATGCTCTGTCAGAAGATGTGCTGGGTCACTGCCAGGTGTTTGAAGAGACCCAGATTGGCGGCGAAAG GTACAATTTTTTCACTGGCTGCCCCAAGGCCAAGACATGCACCTTCATCCTCCGCGGCGGTGCTGAGCAATTTATGGAGGAAACAGAGCGGTCCCTGCATGATGCCATCATGATCGTCAGGAGGGCCATCAAG AACGATTCGGTGGTGGCTGGTGGCGGAGCCATTGAGATGGAGCTCTCCAAGTACCTGCGGGATTACTCAAGGACTATTCCTGGAAAGCAGCAGCTGTTGATTGGGGCATATGCCAAGGCCCTGGAGATTATCCCACGCCAGCTGTGTGATAATGCTGGCTTTGATGCCACAAACATCCTCAACAAGCTGCGGGCTCGGCATGCCCAG GGGGGCACATGGTATGGGGTGGACATCAACAACGAGGACATTGCTGACAACTTTGAGGCCTTCGTGTGGGAGCCAGCTATGGTGCGGATCAATGCCCTGACGGCAGCCTCAGAGGCGGCGTGCCTTATCGTGTCTGTAGATGAAACCATCAAGAACCCCCGCTCGACTGTGGATGCTCCCCCAGCAGCGGGCCGGGGCCGGGGTCGTGGCCGACCCCTTTGA
- the CCT7 gene encoding T-complex protein 1 subunit eta isoform X5: MTALSSKLISQQKAFFAKMVVDAVMMLDDLLQLKMIGIKKVQGGALEDSQLVAGVAFKKTFSYAGFEMQPKKYDNPMIALLNVELELKAEKDNAEIRVHTVEDYQAIVDAEWNILYDKLERIHHSGAKVVLSKLPIGDVATQYFADRDMFCAGRVPEEDLKRTMMACGGSIQTSVNALSEDVLGHCQVFEETQIGGERYNFFTGCPKAKTCTFILRGGAEQFMEETERSLHDAIMIVRRAIKNDSVVAGGGAIEMELSKYLRDYSRTIPGKQQLLIGAYAKALEIIPRQLCDNAGFDATNILNKLRARHAQGGTWYGVDINNEDIADNFEAFVWEPAMVRINALTAASEAACLIVSVDETIKNPRSTVDAPPAAGRGRGRGRPL; this comes from the exons ATGACTGCTCTGAGTTCCAAGCTTATCTCCCAGCAGAAAGCCTTCTTTGCTAAGATGGTGGTTGATGCGGTGATGATGCTCGATGATTTGCTGCAGCTTAAAATGATTGGAATCAAGAAGGTACAGGGTGGCGCCCTAGAG gATTCTCAGCTGGTAGCTGGTGTTGCATTCAAGAAGACTTTCTCTTATGCTGGGTTTGAAATGCAACCCAAAAAGTACGATAATCCCATGATTGCCCTTTTAAATGTTGAGCTCGAGTTGAAAGCTGAGAAAGACAATGCTGAGATCAGAGTCCACACAGTTGAG GATTACCAGGCAATTGTTGATGCTGAGTGGAACATTCTCTATGACAAGTTAGAGAGGATCCATCATTCAGGAGCCAAAGTTGTCTTGTCCAAACTCCCCATTGGAGATGTGGCCACCCAGTACTTTGCTGACAGGGACATGTTCTGTGCTGGCCGAGTACCTGAGGAGGATCTGAAGAGGACAATGATG GCCTGTGGAGGCTCAATCCAGACCAGTGTGAATGCTCTGTCAGAAGATGTGCTGGGTCACTGCCAGGTGTTTGAAGAGACCCAGATTGGCGGCGAAAG GTACAATTTTTTCACTGGCTGCCCCAAGGCCAAGACATGCACCTTCATCCTCCGCGGCGGTGCTGAGCAATTTATGGAGGAAACAGAGCGGTCCCTGCATGATGCCATCATGATCGTCAGGAGGGCCATCAAG AACGATTCGGTGGTGGCTGGTGGCGGAGCCATTGAGATGGAGCTCTCCAAGTACCTGCGGGATTACTCAAGGACTATTCCTGGAAAGCAGCAGCTGTTGATTGGGGCATATGCCAAGGCCCTGGAGATTATCCCACGCCAGCTGTGTGATAATGCTGGCTTTGATGCCACAAACATCCTCAACAAGCTGCGGGCTCGGCATGCCCAG GGGGGCACATGGTATGGGGTGGACATCAACAACGAGGACATTGCTGACAACTTTGAGGCCTTCGTGTGGGAGCCAGCTATGGTGCGGATCAATGCCCTGACGGCAGCCTCAGAGGCGGCGTGCCTTATCGTGTCTGTAGATGAAACCATCAAGAACCCCCGCTCGACTGTGGATGCTCCCCCAGCAGCGGGCCGGGGCCGGGGTCGTGGCCGACCCCTTTGA